The following is a genomic window from Xiphophorus couchianus chromosome 5, X_couchianus-1.0, whole genome shotgun sequence.
CTCACGAGCCGTCGTTAGTGTAGAGTCCCGCGGGTGAGAGGCTGCAACACTGAGGGGCGACAATTGAACCCGGAGCGGTTCGGTTCGGGTCGGttcgcagcagcagcagcagccatggGGGACCAAAACACTGGTTCGGATGAAGAACTTGGCCAGAGAAGGTAAGGACTCTGAATTATTGAACGCGCTGACACAGAAGCTAAAAAACTCACCTTTAGAGAACAAACCTGGAGAAGGAATCGCGGTTCAACATGTTTCTGTCTCCTCCACACACAGAAACGGCACAACATTCAAAAATCAGGCGTAAATCTTAACTTGGTCAAATCATCTCTGCCcgactttaatatttttgaagcgatttaaaaaataaaaaaaaaccatttaaaaatatttttaggccATGCCAGCTCCGTTATAGTGCAAGCAGGTTTTAAACGTCGATTTTAAGCCTTTATTAATGTTCTTAGTCTTCAGGAGGTTGTAGCTTTCACAAAACAGGTCCGTAGAAGTTAATCATGTTTGCAAAATTGATCTTTCAGTCGCTATGTTGTAGTTTTAAcgcaaatgtaaaacaaaacgtGCACCTTAACATAAGAGTTAcgtacatttaataaaatatattcagctaactgttttttcttgtttagatgtttgtttgctttttttttttttttttttttaaagtttattagctTTTAAGTACATTTGCTTTGAACGGACCAAATTACTGTACGATGTTTTATTGGTATGCTTTCATTTTTTGATTGAGAACAACTGCTTTAGTTCTCATAATGAAACTAATCTAAGCATATTTTGGCACTTTACCAGCAGAAGCATGACACAGAATGGAGCCAAAGAAAACTGCACACATTTTGATCTTCTATCAACAAAaatgctactttttactttaaatttaagaACCCAAAATCTGATGTACATCATCACGCCTTTTTCTTTTAGAGAGATATATTGATAGATGAGAAAAGAATGGTGAGAGTCAGAACAACCAGACTCTACCTCTGAGGAATAATTACCACTGACTCATAATTGCTCATTGGCAGAGTGCCCCAGCATGGAGCCTTGGGCACTCcgtgtgctttttttctgttttcttagcTTTGTTAGGTTCACCACAGTTATTTGTTGTCTAAAATGGCTTTAAAACGTTTCTGGTCTTTATGGATAAAGGGATCTCACTCCCTTTGCTGATCAAACATATTCGTATTTCCGAAGATCGCTTTTGAGATCTTTGTGCCTACTTCAGAAGTCTGCTTCTATGAAAGAAGACATGTCTTGATTCTACAGCCGTGGCCTAAAAGATAAATATACGTGTGAAATTGAACAAATTTTCcacataaaaattacaaaaaactggGCAATTACTTTTCCACAAAGGGGCAGAGTGGTTTGGAcagtgtttattaaaaacaacaagcaaCATAAAATCCATAACCgggtgaaaacatttaaactctgGTGCTGAATTTTCTCTATTGCTGTCTAAGAACAGGTAGCAACAAGTCAGTTGGGTACCATagttacaaaatgtaaaccTGAACACTTAATCTACTGAACATCAAATATGCTGGTAGatgtatttttgctttccttACCAGGGAGCCCAGCTATCAAATGTCTAGTTCCAGTTTGCAACAAAATTaagtaaagacatttttttcactgtttgagATAATAAGCTGTATTAAGTCAAGGAGAAAAGTCTCTATTAAATGGTTTGAATTAAACTTGTTCATCTTGTTAGAGCAGAGAAAACtagattcttttgttttgtgacaGGCATTTAATGGAGGTGATCATGCAAGCCGTATTACATTTCCACTCCGACGCCGTTCATACTTCACGCGCTTCCTGTTTAGTTGCGTTTCTGCACTTTGGTTTGGTTATAATAGTATAGAACTTTGACATAATCGCTGCATCATGTGGTGATGAAGCCAAGAATCGGGTGAAAACCGTTTTCTACATCACGTTTCAGCCCACacgcctttttaaaaaatgatgacTATTATGTCTAGAGGAAAAATTACGGGGTTTTTTTATGTCAAGCTTGCATGCGGTTGCAGAGTGACAGCTGCAACTGTCACGCTGCAAAGAGTTGCGTTTCACAATGTTGTGAAACCGTGTGCATTGATCTGCGATAAGATTGCTtgcactttaaagaaaaaataaataagataagataTGAAAGCACTGACAGTAAGATCTTCTGTCATGGTGTTGAAACACTTCCAGAGAAACCATTTCATCACTAGTTAAAACCGTCACCTAGCAGCCTGTGTCTGGGTGTGTGAGCCAACATCCTGTTCTTGTGATGAGAAGGCACTTCCCCTGGTGATGTGTAATGTCTTATTATCATTTCTTtacagcttttttccccccgtgGAAGCTAGCATTGAACAACGTGTATGACTAGCAATGTACAGTCAGTCTTTATCTGTGTAGCACCATTACACATTATAATGTGCTTCACAAGTAAAATAGGCAAAatagttacataaaaaaaaaatgaaagcacaaAGACCCAGAATAAAATAAGCGCTGAAAGCAAAAGAAGTAGTGACATAATCGGGCTAATTGTCCAGCTCCCATGAACTAAAAAGGAAAGGAAGACAAAGGTGTTTCTGGAAGAGATTTACAGTGggttcacaccagccctgtttggtCCGCTTTATTTGAACTCTAGTTTGCTTGCCAAAAAGAGTCTGGTACGTTTGGGGAGGCGTGAATgcgcaatcgaactctgatgcggaccaaaaatGTCGAACTTTGGTTCGCCTAAAATTCTGCgtcttggtttggttgaagtaGGGGTAAAAATGctgagcattctgggtaaaaacaaccaacacaAGCATGTGAGCCTAGCGctgatgttaaaaatgtcttgtgatCTTTGTACCAAAGACAagaaagaaatcctacaaccgctgcAATCCGATGCCGCTCcatatttgttcacattttgtgaagaaggaggcggtgctcagtgtcttcttcagacgTTTCATTCAGTTGTTCTTGGTGTAGCGCCTccgcaggcgaggaggggaGCAAGTTTTTCAAAGGGCTCAGCTCGCTGGACGCAGCGTGAAAGCGAACCACGCCTGCTGGAAATGTAATGACTTGTAATTCTGGTCCCCAATCAAGCCGAGTCAACCGAACTGTCAGGTCTGACAAAAAGTGTCTAAATGACGCACTTAGTCCTTTGTCTAAAGCTGATCAAAGGTAGATGAGAGATAAGAGACACTTTTAGGGAACAAAGTGAATCATGTAACTATTTATCATCTTTGCTCCCAGATCTGTCAAATGAATCTGACACAAATGACCAAATTTGTCTAAAGGACGCTTTTTGTCATTGAAGTGTAAGCTTACTGTCgaaatttaaaagcttttacaGGATTTCAGTTTCATTCATTCAATGTAGAAAGATGGAAAGGTCATGCACTTTTGTCAACattatttggcaaaaaaaaccccaaacttttTGGAACTTTACTAGAAATGCACCGACCTGACACCGACATCTGTATCGGTCCCCATATTGAAAGACAGTCTAGGTCGGGTATCGTGACAATGTTTCCCTTCCGTAAGGGCAGATctgttcagtctaattctatctCAGAGACACAAGAGGAAACAGATTAAGTGATATTTCTAAGTTAGTGAAAAGATGtaatctttaaatgtatttagtgAGGCCTTCCAGATGATCTGCAGTATGCTGGTACCGGTTGACATTTATAGAAGTCAAAGTATGACTCATATGAGGAtgtgatatttaatatttctgagttttcattACCTAACATCTTGAAAGCAtagtttgtgttgcttttatcTGCCGCCTGTCCTGTACCCTTCTTATTATAGCATGCTAGCATGTGTGCGGCTAAGAGACAACTCTCTTTGCAAAACTACTCAATCTGACTgatgactgtttttttcttttactccagAGAAGTAGGACAAGTGGTCAGTCTGTCCTCCAGAAGCCTTTAGCAGTATAACTACAGAGAGAGCTCAGGATAACTCTTAAGTTTAAGCTTTATCAAAAAGAAAGCATTAAGGATAGACTTAAACATAGTCAAGAGTGTCTCACAGACTGAAATTGGAAGCTCGATTCGCGGAAATTACCTGCCTCACATTCTACTTTTAGAATCTCTAGAAACCAGCGGCAAACCTGCAGACTGAGACCACAGGGTTCTGTCAGGAACATAAAAAGCTTTCACTTCCTCGACCATCTTCACCGTCGCTGTGGTTTGCGCATTTAGATTGTGCGTCCTTTGGGTGTACCAGAAGCGTGTGAATACACATTTTCCAGCCAGACCTTTAGagaagaggacaaaaaaagaaaagaaaaagaactgcgtgttaagttgcacaaaattcgagaccaaacttcagctttaaaagagaacaaacagctttaattaacatttgcaaatggagaaaacatacaaagctcACATCTCAGTGAGAATCGGATGAGTTCTGACTTGGGGCTGAACGTCCCCTCATCTACATAGGATACTGTACATCACACATTACGTAGCCACACCCCCTGGCTCAAGTGTCAGGTAAAAATCTATACGTTACTTATCTGTAAGTTTCAGTCGAgcatacacattcacagctcaacTTTAGGCGTTTCTCCAAAAAGGCCTCTCTGCTGATGGCTAAACAGATACTAGTAACTGAACTTCTACAAACTAGGCTTATCACCTTAGCCATGTCTCACATTTCTAACTGCTGAACACCCTGTTCTTCACTTCTTTGAGGAGGATCAGAAGAGCACATGTCCTGCTGAGCTGCAACTGAGTGCAAACCTTTAATagaaacatcataaagtgtacattcaaatttatttaaactttgttactaaatttttcttcacatgcgtttaaaattttaatgtgttaaaatctGTGAGATTAAGATGATCAATTCCTACTTTTTACCTTTGTCTTTGTTAGTTGAACAGccctttaagatgttttttctgtcaaatgttttatttttatcttaattgcTTTAGTGTTATgcgttttaacattttttttgttgttttttttgttgtgcatcTGGAGTTGTTATAACTGTGCTACATAAATgaatctgacctttgaccttagCCGACATGTGCTGCTCGAAAATAACACCAAAGTTCTTTGCATCATTACCAGAGGACAATTTAATGCCACCTAGAGTAAGTGACTAGCTAAGCAGTCTCTTGTCCAATGACCATAGCCTCTGTCATGTCTTAATTTAAAGGCAGAAAATGAATTCATCCTGTGTTTTCTGCTACGCACTGAGCCGTGTGGCATTCCACAAGTAACAAAGTGCATGAGGAAGATTATTTATTCGTGTTGATGAACAAAGTCTGTCAGAGAACCGTACCCAGGACATGTGGGGCTGAAGTTAAAGTGTCGTTAAGGAGGTTAAAGGGGCGTCTAAGCACATCGGACGGAACGCGGTtccagttaaattaaaaaagtgaaatgtgtgtttttcttgtacTTTGCCATTATGCCCTACTTAGTGTTGGTAGATTGCATGAAATCCTATTGAAAATTGATGATGTATTTATATTGATTTAGGAATGAAATGTTAAtgagttttaattaaattttattttttttctttccagacaGTTTGCCAAACATCCGCATCAGCAAAAGCCTCCTGCGTTTCACTCCTGGTTTCAGGGACTGCTCATGCTGTGTCTGCTCGTGTTCGTCGTGTTCTTGGCCTTTTCGGACAGCACCCTGTCGTGGTCCGAAACGTTATCTATTCAGAAACAGTACCAGCATTTTTTCAACAAGAGCAAGCAAGTGCACGCACCTGCTTATCTGATTCACCCAAAACACAGAgcttttctgaataaaatgaagGAGAACACGTTACAAACCCCTGAAGGCCTTCAGTACAACACAGAGCCACACACTACACAGCAACAACGCCTTCAGTACCATGAAGCTTATCCACACAACTACAGGTTTGTCTTGGAGAACGCCGAGGTTTGCAAAGTCAACTCGCCTTTCCTGGTCCTGATGGTGCCGGTGGCGCCAAGCAACGTTGCGGCTCGGGACGCAATCCGGGCAACGTGGGGCAAAGACCGAGTGGTTCAGGGCAAGAAGTTACTCACTCTGTTCGTGTTGGGTCTCGATAAAACACACGACGTTGAGAAGCTCCAACAGGAGAACCAGCAGCACAACGACCTGATCCAGAGTAACTTCCTGGACACGTATCTCAACCTGACCATTAAAACCATGGTGATCATGGACTGGCTGGCCACGCGCTGCCCTGCAGCCGCCTACGCCATGAAGGTGGACTCCGACATGTTCCTGAACATTGATAACCTGGTGATTATGTTGAAGAAGCCAGGGATCCCCCAAAAGAACTATCTGACAGGAATGCTCATGTGGAACAGACCCGTTGTCCGGTCCAAGAACTCCAAGTGGTACGTTCCCGAGGAGATGTACCCCGAGCCCCAGTATCCCACATACACCCTGGGAATGGGATACGTCTTTTCCAACGACCTTCCCGCTAAATTAGTGGACGTCTCGAAATCCATCAAACCCTTTAACATAGAAGATGCTTATATTGGGATGTGCATTAAAAAGCTCGGACTTTCGCCGACGTCTCCACCGGACCCATCGCAGTTTAAGGCGTATAATTCTAAGTACGATCGCTGTGATTTCTCTAAGGTCATTACGTACATTATTGGCTCTTcggaaaatttgaaaaacttttgGGCAGACTACAAGAAGCCTGGACCTCACTGCTAAAGCCGTTCGCACTACGGATGCAGCGTGAAATCCCTCATCGTGTAACTTATTTCTAGATATTCAGCAGGTTGAAAAGGGGAACggcaataaacttttaaaaagaaaagagtttttTGCTTCAAATATCGTGAAGCAAAGCTGTAGTACATGTTACAGTTGATCCGGCAGGATGTGAACCACTACTGGAATTGTTGTgcaattctttttaaaatggttttatatgCTTTTCTGTGgctttgttatattttaaaaatggaaattgcATAGAATGCACTGACTGTTATTTAAACAGAGATGCTAGCCAGCACTTTATCAACTAATGGATGTCAAACTCCAAAACTAACATGTCAACATGAAAAAGGGCAAGGACTTGTACTTGAAGTTAGCACAACATAAACTAGTAAATTCAACTACGACTAACAGAACAAAGGTTGCATTATGTTGGCTGTGTCCAAtgaactaaaaacataaatcaactGTGCTCCTGTCAAAGGATTTTAAACGATGTACCTGGGATTTTGAAGTTTTGTGAGTTttgtatttgatttgtttttatttttagccacaATTTTCCACATGTTCTCCAGATTTGTTTCTAATTGTTCTGTATTTCGACTGGGTCATCCTAAAAAACAATATGAGAGTTTCATATACACCATTATTGGTAATTATACATACgggatttttatgttttttattttaaatactccCAAACTGGTGACGTGACGATTCCTTGTTTATCTGCAGCTTTCTTTAAACactgtaatttgttttgttgttaatcAGTTGTGTTTGGGAAATCTGAAATTGTTAGAAGGAAGTTTAGCTTCCAACACGCacttgtaagaaaaaaaaaaaatcaatgttgcATGTAGTGCCTTCAAATCTAAACTTAAATTTAATGTGGTGCTTGCTTATggaaagtaaagcttaaaatgtttgtaagaGCTGTTGTGTCGCCATGTTGAAATTCTGACTTCTTTACTAGAACGCTGTTACCTTGAATCCAGCGCCGGGTTCCCACTTCTGAGTTAATTGGAACACAGCGTAAAACTTTCAAGAGTGCATTTTGTCTTCTGAAAACGCCGGGAGAGTTTATCCGCTTCTCTCTGGAGCCAATacagagagacacagaggaaaGCAGCGACGAAATGAAGAAATGCAATTCGGCCATCAATGCTTTGGATTTTAgctgcaaaatgaaaatg
Proteins encoded in this region:
- the LOC114145651 gene encoding beta-1,3-galactosyltransferase 2-like, with the translated sequence MGDQNTGSDEELGQRRQFAKHPHQQKPPAFHSWFQGLLMLCLLVFVVFLAFSDSTLSWSETLSIQKQYQHFFNKSKQVHAPAYLIHPKHRAFLNKMKENTLQTPEGLQYNTEPHTTQQQRLQYHEAYPHNYRFVLENAEVCKVNSPFLVLMVPVAPSNVAARDAIRATWGKDRVVQGKKLLTLFVLGLDKTHDVEKLQQENQQHNDLIQSNFLDTYLNLTIKTMVIMDWLATRCPAAAYAMKVDSDMFLNIDNLVIMLKKPGIPQKNYLTGMLMWNRPVVRSKNSKWYVPEEMYPEPQYPTYTLGMGYVFSNDLPAKLVDVSKSIKPFNIEDAYIGMCIKKLGLSPTSPPDPSQFKAYNSKYDRCDFSKVITYIIGSSENLKNFWADYKKPGPHC